In Zea mays cultivar B73 chromosome 7, Zm-B73-REFERENCE-NAM-5.0, whole genome shotgun sequence, the following proteins share a genomic window:
- the LOC103632079 gene encoding uncharacterized protein translates to MELFERARTVRLRSHHDKYLYADEDEVHVIQDRNAASPNARWVVEPVPHSPGVLRLRGRYGRYLSASNEPFLLGGTGRKVLQTLPHRLDSSVEWVPVRDDAGSNAHARAVRLRTRYGNFLRANAGLPPWRNSVTHDVPHRHTGWVVWDVEIFQALPPPTGPDSSSSSAAAETDADAFASSPAPSSSYNNKAPHSSAPLPTSALRPPPPPAHHREENLVPFKGQPAPPPPGYIAPPAPGFYRLESTDSFSVPLHKVEGRAVHYHIGDSDGEVRPDEEPHYLTFNGTSLEELLERLKEETGLHDVIMCSRSPINGKLLPLRLQLPPNNAAVHIVLVQESSNVAKTFA, encoded by the exons ATGGAGCTGTTCGAGCGCGCGAGGACGGTGCGGCTGCGGAGCCACCACGACAAGTACCTGTACGCCGACGAGGACGAGGTGCACGTGATCCAGGACCGGAACGCGGCGTCCCCGAACGCGCGGTGGGTGGTGGAGCCCGTGCCGCACTCCCCCGGCGTGCTCCGCCTCCGCGGCCGCTACGGCCGCTACCTCTCGGCCTCCAACGAGCCCTTCCTCCTGGGCGGCACGGGGCGCAAGGTGCTGCAGACGCTGCCCCACCGCCTCGACTCCTCCGTCGAGTGGGTGCCCGTGCGCGACGACGCCGGCAGCAACGCGCACGCCCGCGCCGTGCGCCTCCGGACGCGATACGGCAACTTCCTCCGCGCCAACGCGGGGCTCCCGCCGTGGCGGAACTCCGTCACCCACGACGTCCCGCACCGGCACACAGGGTGGGTGGTCTGGGACGTCGAGATCTTCCAGGCGCTCCCGCCGCCAACGGGGCCCGATTCCTCATCGTCCTCCGCCGCCGCGGAAACCGACGCCGACGCCTTCGCGTCCTCTCCGGCTCCGTCGTCGTCGTATAACAACAAAGCGCCGCACTCTTCGGCTCCGTTACCAACGTCGGCGCTGAGGCCGCCGCCCCCTCCCGCGCACCACCGCGAAGAGAACTTGGTTCCGTTCAAGGGGcagcccgcgccgccgccgccgggctaCATCGCACCACCCGCTCCGGGATTTTACAGGCTCGAG TCGACGGATTCCTTCTCCGTGCCGCTGCACAAGGTGGAGGGGCGAGCGGTCCACTACCACATCGGGGACAGCGACGGGGAGGTGAGGCCGGACGAGGAGCCGCACTACTTAACGTTCAACGGAACTAGCCTGGAGGAGCTGCTGGAGAGGCTCAAGGAGGAGACGGGGCTGCACGACGTCATCATGTGCTCGCGCAGCCCCATCAACGGGAAGCTCCTGCCGCTCCGTCTGCAGCTGCCGCCCAACAACGCCGCCGTGCATATCGTGCTTGTGCAGGAGTCATCAAATG